From the Lathyrus oleraceus cultivar Zhongwan6 chromosome 3, CAAS_Psat_ZW6_1.0, whole genome shotgun sequence genome, the window TAATCATAGAGGTAAGGATAATGGAAACACAACCATTGTGTAAGATGATTATGAATCATCTGATATCCTTGCGGTTTTAAGCAGCAACTCTAGCGAGGGGTGAATTATGGATTCAGGTTGTACTTGACACATGACTCTAAACAAATACGTGTTTGAGGaattatgtgatcaagatggtggataAGTGTTGCTGGGAGACAATAGAGCCTGTAAGATTGCAGGAATTGGATCTGTCAtattcaagctccatgatgagtcaataagaCTATTGATTGATGTCAGGTATGTACCTGATCTTAAGAGAAATTTaatttctcttggtgaattcaaCAAGAAAGGATACATTTACAATGGAGAACACGTTATCCTAAGAGTCATGAGGGGGGCGAAGGAAGTCTTGAGAGGCAGAAGGAAGCAAGGTTTGTATATCCTTAAGGTTGAGGTTGTAAGTGGTTTGGCTGATATTGCATCCACGAAACCTGTGTTGAAGACTGAGTTATGGCACATGAGACTAGGCCATGTCGGTGAAATGGGTATGGTCGAATTGGGGAAACAAAATTTGCTAGGTGATGACAAGATCGAAAAGCTGGAGTTATGTGATCCTTGTGTGTTTGGTAAAGCCTATAGAGTAAAGTTCAACAAAGGAAAACAAAaaacacatggatcccttgatttCACTAATAGCAGTTAACAATTCAAACGAAATAATCATAGCTACTAAATGCTAAATTTTTCTCAGCTAGATATCTAGTAATAGAAAGACATGTGTGCACCGTTTGATTCATGTTCTTTATTAAAACCTTCATTTGCTAAGCGATTCACTCTACAACTTATACTAAATAACTTACagcaaaaataaaaaattatattcaatTCTTTTGAATAAACAATCTAATTTTTATCTTGCTTTGCTCCATTAGAAGAATAACGAATATAACATAATGATGAGAAATGCCTACCAGAAGTATCTTTAGGACCATTCACAATTGACACATCTCTTTTAGGACCATTTCTTAGTAATTCATCGCTTAAGTCATCGCTTAATGTCCAATAGAATAGACTCGTTAGGTTGTTCATAAACAAAAACAGAGATATGTTCATTTTCATTATTATAATTTTCATCAACAAAACTTTCAGCTTCATTTTCATTGTTTTCAACCAAAATATTTTGTTCTTCAACAATCCTATTTAGTTGTTCATTCTCTAAACCCGCATCTTCAAGGTTCAAATTACCTAGATTTACATCATTTGAAATAGAAATTGTAGGGTGTTTTccaaaaaaattatgaataacACCCTTTTGAGatttattatcaattttaattaGATTCTTTCTTTTTCGTTCTAGATGACCAGACAATTGTTTTCTAGGAAACATTTCAAGCAATCAAAGAGATGAAACAATAGTACTTGATGTTGATTTTTAACTTTCAATTTaaattttgataaaaaaaattcaaaagttTTTGAACACCAAATCAAACTTGATCCTGAAAAGTGAAAATTAGCATCTTATAAAagtttttttagttttttttacTAATAAGTAATAAGtaataactatatatatatatatatatatatatatatatatatatatatatatatatatatatatatatatatatatatatatataattttttgATTCATTGATTGTTTGACACTTATCGTAGGCACTTATACTTTTCCAATTTTCTTGTTGAATTGACTGTCGACACTTATGTTTTCAAGAGAGATGAAGAGATTATAATTAGATTGAGATTTGAGAATTAGAAAGAACACTAATTCATAAATTAGGGTAAAATTCTATGACGTTTTGAGTCTTAATAAAGAGTTAGAAATTTGActtttcaataattcatattcCCTAAAATTATAGATAtattaattgattttattttagGGGAATTAATTAATTTCATTCTACTCTATATTTTATTTAAGGAAAATTACATACATTTATTAATTTTGACTTTGTAGTGCTCCTATAATTTTGTTAGccattatttttatttttattttaaatttagcaagttttttcataataaaaaattctcttatatatatatatatatatatatatatatatatatatatatatatatatatatatatatatatatatatatatatatatattaattttgACTTTGTAGTGCGCCTATAATTTTGTTAGccattatttttcaaaaaaaaattctagCAAGTATGTTTATAATAAAAAATTCTAGATAAGAGATAAGTATAgtaaaaaaattcttgaaaattgAGTGTTAAATTTAATACaaatttataattaataattttattgTTTCTTTCGATACTAATTTTTCATTTGTGGGTTTTTTAACATATGCCCCAAGAGTAGGGGTGTGCAAAATAACcaataaccatgaaccaaatTCCTATCCAAATTAATCTAAACTTTAAAATCCAATCCAAAATTATATTTTGAAATTGGTGGTCCatttatcaaattaaaaaaaaacgGTAACCATGATTATAAACCGGTTCAAGTAAACGGTTACCATTTTTCAATAATCATTCCAAATCAATCCAAAACACAAATATCAGAATCCCTAATTCTCAAAAATCCAAACTTTTTCATCTTTTTTTCTCTTCATCATTCTTCAAATTCCAAACTCTAATCCTCTTTTGTATCTTAATTCTCCAAATCACAATCATGGGGTTATCGAAATAGTTGTAATCAAGATATTATTTCTTAATTTTATTGTTGTTAATTAGTCTAGTAAAAAATTCAATGAAATTATTTCTGTTTTTAATCAAAATATTATTTGTGGAGATTATGATATTGTTTGTGGAGATTATAAGAGTTAAATTTAAAGCAGTTTTTTTAAATAACTATTTTTAACATAAACTAAGTTTAAAACTAGTTGAAATAAAAAGGCAGGTTAAAGAAATTAAAAGTATTTTTGctataaaattatttttcttaaacctgatttatttttataattttttaaaattgttttttttataaaattgtttttttttataaaactgttttttttaaataaaaaactGATTTGAAAAATACCGATTTAAAACtctttttttaaaattgatttttttctATCTTATAGGTAATTACTTAATTTTGAttattcatattgaaatttaaAAATAGTGATTGATTTCAAGAGCGATTGGATAGAGTTAAGAAGTTGTTGGAATGGAAATTAAATTTGAGGAAAATTTGGTTTTAAAATTGATCCAAACAAAAACTAATTTTTTTAGTACAAACCGGTTATTAACCAAACCGATCCAAACATAAATCGATTTTAAAAATATAAACCGGTTTTATCAAAGTGATTTTAAAAACCAAACTGATCCATATATTTGGTTCAATTTGATTTGCGTTTTGAACCATGCACACCCCTACCCAAGAGCACAAGTTAATATTACCCTTAATCTATTCTACCACTTTTTTTACGGAACTCCTCAACACCCTTTGCATATTTTTAATAGTTTGTTTTATCCCTTTTATGTGTTTCTTAAAACTCATTATTTCCACTTATTTTATAGTCAAACATTCAGAAATAAATATTCAATTTAGTGTCTTTAAAATCTAATTCAGTTGACAAAGTATAGAAATTATAATAGAAATTATAGAGAATTAGAATAATTAGGAGTATTGTTTTCGTAAAACCAACTCAGTTAGTAGGATATTAGATTGCAGAGGTTTGCGACATGCCACTTATTCACTTTTAAAAAGTGAAATTTTAGCCATTAGACTACAAGACTAAAAAAAGATGGTTTAAGGCATTTCAACATCTTCATAATATCGTTGGTCAATCTTGTAGTTGTTGTATCCACCTTGATTGGACCTTAGCTGCTTAACGATAAAATGTACTCCACATAACACTTATATCTGCATCCGTCATCAGCTGAATCTTACTGAACTTCATCTTTCCTTTGTTATCAATTGAGAATGAACGATACTCGATCTTAACCACTCTTCGATTGTTTGAATAGTGCAAGAAATTCTCCAATTTGGATTTCATATCTACAATAGGGGTATCCTATGGATAGTGACCCTAAATTCAAATGGAGGTTTCACGTTGTTGAAGTAAACAAATGAGACATATTTATAGAAGTTTTAGATTAATACGAACCATACAAAATAATCTTATCGCAAAGTAACACATAAAATGGGCTCGTCTATTGAATCTGAATTCACTCTGTTTTCAGAACACATATGTGGTTTCTCTAGAGTTTGAAACTCAGATTCACCTTTAGAGAGGCCAACTTACAAAACATGTTTTAACAAACAATAGACTAGTTTTACGACATAAAAAATTTCAATCCAATATTTATGCAAGTAATATTATATATACATTataaaacatataaaaatgtatCCTAATTACAACGGTGAAAATAACAAAATAAGATTACATACAAAAATTATGTCATCGCCTAAATGTATTGTAAGAtaaaaataaaatgcatcaaaataTTTGTCACCACCTAAATCCATATCTATGGGTGGTTCCGCCTTTGAATTTTTCTTATTCGACTGTCTTTCAATTTTGCTCAACTTGGCAAACTCTTCCATCATATCCAAAAAATTATTCGGCAAGTTTCATCTTCTTTAATGGAATGAGATGTTCACTTGAGGGATGTATGTGGTATATGACATCTTGGTTTTAAAAAAAACATGAACAAAATGTTGCGATTTTGAAATCCACCAAATACACATAATGCATCCTATTGGATTTTGAGATGGAAAACTTCGAAGTGgaaaaatgtttttcaaaaaCCATATTTTTTCAGATCGATACACACCTTGTTATATGCACTTACTATAAGATGACTCATTATAGGGGGGAAAACATTTGTTTTTATCCAATGTTGCACCGCTAACACAAGGAATAAGATATTCATGAATTTCATCATATTGTTCTATTTTCTCGTATAACTTTATGTATGATTTCTTATAGACCTTCAACTCTTTGATAAGATGTTGGCGGAGAAATGTATTATTCTCCTCCCCTTCATCTAGTCTAAAATTATGTTTTCAACATATTTCAAGAAATATGGATATGTCACACACACCCTTATGATTGATTCAACATATAACTCCCCACTAGAATAATTTGTTATACCATTTAAAACATCCATTATAATTTTTTTGGTCCTTACCGGTGGCTTAAGTCTACCTATCATATTTTTGATTATATGATACCTACAGAATAAAGCATATGATGTGGGAAATACCTTTGGAATTGAATTCATCAGTTTGGTATCACGATCGATGATAATCACCTTTGGCATATTTTTTTGGTCTTTAAAAATAATCTGGTACACTTCTGAAGTCCACATAACATTACTCTCTTTTCCACTTTCCAAAAATACAAACCCAACTAACATGTTTTAACAAATAATATAGCTAGTTTTATGACAAACAAAATGTTAAGTCCAATATTTATACAAGTAATATTAGATATATATTATAAAACACATCAAAATGTATCTGAATTACATAGGTGAGAATAAAAAACTAGGATTACATACAAAGATTATGTCACCGCCTATATGTATCGTAAGATAAAACTAAAATGCATCAAAAGATGTGTCAACACCTAAACCTATATCTATGGGTGGTTCTGACTTTGAAATTCCGTGATTTGATTGTCTTTCGATATTGCTCAACTTGGTAAACTCTTACATCATATCCAAACAAATTATTCAACCAAGtttcatattattattttatGGAATGAGATGTCCATTTGGAAATGTTTGTGGTATATGACACTTTGGTTTCAAAAAAACCTGAACAAAATGTTGTGATTTTGAAACCCGCTCAATTCACATAATGCACCCTATTGGATTTTGAGGTGGACAACTTCGAAGTGGAAAAATGTTTTCGAGAAATCATATCTTGTCAAATTGATACACACCTTGTTATATACACCTATTAAAGATACCCTATTTAAGGGGAAAAACTTACATTTTTCTCCGATCTTGCAACGCTAACATAAGAAATAAGAGATTCATGAATTACATCATATTGTTTTATTTTCCTGTATAGTTGTGTGTATGATTCCTTATAGGCCTTCAATTCTTTGATAAGACGTTAGGGGACAAATGTATCATTCTTCTCTCATTCACCTAGCCTAAAATTTTGCTTTTgatatatttaaaaaaattggaTATGCCACACACACCCTTATGAAATGTATGACAGATTCAACATATAACTCCTCACAAGAAGAATTTATTATACCATTCCAAACATTCATTATGATTTGTTTTGTTCCTACTACGGGCTTAAGTCTAGCTCTCACATTTTTTGTTATATGATACCTACACAATAAATCATATGATGTAGAAAATAACTCTGCAACTGAATTCATCAATGTGGTATCACGATGGATGATAATCACCTTTGACATATTGTATTGGTCTTTCAACATAATCTGACATACTTCCAAAGCCCACGTAACATTATCCTCTTTTCCACATTCCAAAAATACAAATCCCCAACTGAAAAATTCATCTCTATAGAAGTAACACGTATGTGGTTTCTCTGGAGTTTGTAACCCAGATTCACCCGTACATAAGCTAACTTACAAAATGTATTTTAACAAACAACATAACTAGTTTTACGATATCCAAAATGTTAAGTGCAATAGTTATATAAGTAATGTTAGATGTACATTATAAAACACATCAATATATATCCGAGTTACATccatgaaaataataaaataagatTACATATAAAAATTGTGTCACCGCATATATGTATTGTAAGATAAAACCAAAATGTATAAAAAGATATATCACCACCTAAATCTATATCTATGGGTGGTTCCGCCTATGAATTTTCATGATTGGGTTGTCTTTCATTGCTCCACTTGGTAAACTCTTCCATCACATCTAAAAAATTAACCGGCCAAGCTTCATCTTCTTTTATGGAATGAGATGTCCACATGAGGGATGTTTATGGTATATGACATCttggttttaaaaaaaaatgaacAAAATGGTGTGAATTTGAAATTCACCCAATACACATAATGCATCCTAttggattttgaggtggaaaACTTCGAAGTGAATTTTTTATTTATGAGAAATTATATCTTGTTAGATTGATACACACCCTGTTATATGCACTTACTAAAGATAATCCATTTCAGAGAAATACATCCATTTTTCTTGGGTGTTGCACTGTTAACACAAGGAATAAGAGATTCATGAATTTCATCCTATTGTTCTATTTTTCCGTATAGCTTTGGGTATGATTCCTTATAAGTCTTCAACTCTTTGATAAGGTGAATGAGGACAAATGTGTAAGACTTTTCCCCTTCACCTAGTCTAAAATTGTTCTTTCGACATATTTTAAGAAATTTGAATATGTCACACACACCCTTATGAAATGTATGAAAGATTCACCATATAACTTCTCACTATAAGAATTTATTATAAAATTCCAAACATCCATTATGATTTGTTTGGTCCCTACCGCGGGCTTAAGTCTACCTCTCATGTTTTTTTATTATATGATGCCTACACAATAAAGCATATGATGTAGGAAATACATTTACAACTGAATTGATCATTGTAGTATCATGATCGATGATAGTCACATTTCTCATGTTTTCTTGGTATTTCAACTTAGTCTGACATACTTCTAAAGGCCATATAACATTATCCTTTTTCCCACTTTCCAAAAATGTAAACCCTACTAAAAAAGTCATATTTGTATAAGTAACACCAATAATTTCCAAAAGTGGAAACATATACTTGTTGGTCTTATATATTGAATCAATTATCAACACAATATAAATGTTTTGAACAACTTGATGAAATCAGGATGAGTTAAAAATATATCTTGAATAGTATTTTCATCCTCACAAACTCACTACCTAGATACATAATGACCATCATTCAACAGCTTCAACAATTATTGCATTTTAGATCTTAGACCTTTTATCATCTTGTTGTTTCGGGTGCGAACATTGTATACTTGATTAGTATTTTAGCCACTTTTGTTTTTTTAAGTGGATAGTATGTTTTTGGGATGAATCATGTTCAATGCCATGTCATAAACAAGTTTCTTATCTTCAAAATTTATACGACATACAATTGGTTGAATGACTAACTTGTCACACAAAGCATGGTTATATATACATCACGTTAAACGTTCATGTATTATTCTCCTTATGGTACCCATACAACTTAAAAGGATATTCATATTTCTTCGATCCAGTGTCATCGTGTTTCAACTTCTAGATTGTTTCTTTATACTTACCACttctgtctgtggtatttattagcgggttccgtttattttggatcCCCCGGGTTAGATTTGGGGTTACTTGTTCAGATGATCTTGTTGCTATCCGTTCAGTGActttcctgtgatgatggtgatgtatcctccggttccgtttatttcggatcccccgagttggatttgtggttacttagtcccttggatggttgtgatcagttctgagaccggaatccagtacagttggtgttcagatgtcttggaggatggcactatgaattgcattcatgcatctgcatcattcccattttgcatttacccgcatctaactcatgtttatccatatgcagggtacattcttgattgagattctggttgagagacatccttgTTCCAGGTATGAGGACCGACTTAaaagatgatgttgtctacagtttctttgatccagagattaGCATGCTGAAGggtatgatagcattgattacgcctgaccatgtggggatgtttcgtgaggcTTATGACAGTATTAcgaagatggttttcaggctcacagatggggataggagtgtcatccatactcttctccagttttatgatccgggtttgagatgttttgtcttcccagacTATTTATTGGGACCTTTGATAGAGGATTATGCCGGTATTCTGGGCATTCGGGtcagaaaccagattcctttttatgttactaaggaagaacctgatattgttgagatttctcgtgctctttatttgagcccggaagtgactaagaaaggtttgaaggagaaaTGAAAGgtgcccggttttcatctgagtttcttggaggccaaagccaaggaacatgttgttttgggtaattggaagactgtttgtgctttgcttgccgtaagcatttatggaattattatgttccctaatcagaagaattttgtggatattaatgccatccgggtgtttgcACAGAAGAATCTCATTCCTACCTTGATTGGGGATGTTTATTattcggtccataatcggaacgagaagcggcgtggaggattggttagatgttgtgctcaattGTTATATAAGTGGTTCATGGTAtatttgccttccaagggtgcctttgtctttcttgaccatgttgtaaattgggcaaccaagttgatgggtttgcgagccaaggacatagcttggactcacattGATGTGGCTGGACGCGATTTTATTTACAGCTgcgggagttttcccaatgttccccttataggagttcaagggtgtattaattataacccgacacttcttaagagacaaatgggattttctatggaggttcctcccctcgagcgtgagattcaggagtctttctacttcccggttgagggtaatcagtcattgttggggcaagtgtctgatgcatggcgcaacattcaaaggaagggcaaaattccttttggtagagctaataacaggtcttttcctccatttgatgattggctcagaaagagggttgagctcactcgtctgccatttcctgtgggtgatctttgGTATCCGTTGATCGAGGAGCCACGctcttctgtcagtatggaagaatttcttgagatgaggagggcaagagatcaactgcaagcagagaagactgagttaGAAATGAGTGTTGCTGGAATTCAACTGGCTAATCAGGAAGTCAAGGGGAAAGCAGAAGACCAGGCTAAGAGACATGCTCTGGAGGTGAAGCATTTTGAGAAAGACACCGCCTATTACTAtaagatcagccaagctttagagtcatctacGAATGAGCACGACCGTACCAAAGAGcagttggctagagctttgaaggtcattgaagatgaaaagaagagacaagtccttgtgaagactcagagggaagctagagccaaagcccttaccacagagtgggaagcgaagctgagggttaaggaagaagagaaagcgaagatcatggccgagagagatcactatcttgctgagagggaccattatttctatcagatgaagattcatcagaaagaggtgagaagacttcagcaggagaacactgagctcaggttcaCTATGAAGTTTACCgggatggttgatgatgcagagccttctgtgggaccttcttcagatTAGATTTTTATTGCAGTTGTTATCATATGTTGGgttaccgtcaggcatgttgacggaattcacttgctcGTATTTCTTTCCGATTCTGGAGGATTATGAAGTTGATTTGTATTAGATATGATATATGATTCTCGCACGTGTTGCGCACTTTTGctatacagtggttattatcattcagtgattgatctcaaagctttatttgcttttccgTGTTACACTTACttaacacacacatggtcgggtgatatctttgctaaagCACAACTTTCTGTTCCGTACGGCAAagccagatgattgatgtcagaatgttgttgtcgaattattatccgtctcaatgaagccaggatcgaaggacagaatgttACTCATaacggatagacattgcattcatgcacgaatcataataacttgtcctctattttgtaggtgtcggtttctaacgtgtttgattgtttcaggaatcattgctcgtgcaCGCAGAGTCATCCCTCTacacgtagctcgtccgcacagatactttaccagacgcaacaaacccagactgatggatccatccaacgctgacattctcgagctgaaagagaagatgagtgagctgatcaacgccatgcaagggttcgcccTGGGGCAGAAAGCACTCGCCGAGAAAGTGGAAAAGCTTGAGCTGGCTTCGATTGCCAATAATGGCAATAGTCAAGAGGGTAACTCCGACAATGGTCCTGGTGGTTCTAGGGGTGGTGGCGATCCCAGAAAGAAGGCAACTAATGATGGTGTAGTCATCAACAATGGTGATGGTCTGGGTTTTGCTGCAGACAGTGGCCCAGGTCATGTTGGCAACACTCTAAAGGAAACTCAGTTttctcctttctttggggctgtggaggataaagaagaggatcagttctctatgctgaatgagcagttcggtcagtatggtgttcaaccgccgaacaaagagattcaggtactaGCAGAAAAGATTAGGGCTCTAGAAAGCCATACCACTCATGGGACTATTAACATgacaaatatggggctggttgaggggattgtgatcccacagaagttcaaggtgcccacgtttgataagtacaatggaagttcttgcccggaaactcataTTCAGGCCTTTGTTTgaaagatatctgcctacaccatggatcagaagctctggatgtactttttccaggatagcttatctggcAGGTCTCTcgagtggtacaccaagctgagatcgtcagatataaagagctggcaggatttgggggatgctttcttcaaacaataccaatttaacgctgacatggcaccaagccgtacccagttacagggtatgtctcaaaagccgaacgaggggtttaaagagtatgcacaaaggtggagagagttggctgccagggttcaacccccattagtggatcgggagatgtcagACTTGTTCATGGGTACTCTTCAGGGGACTTTTGTTGAGAGGATGGTGGGATGTCCAGTTACTGGTTTTGCGgatatagtagtggctggtgagaggattgaaagctggttgaaaatgggaaaaatacaaggaaatgctccgtcgtctggagtgaagaagcccttcggaaatggtcagcgcaagaaagagggtgactcgagtgctgtgtatgcccaaagaggacacggtagggatcattactaccagcatactgttgcagtaacaattcctgctggtaatcaacccgcacaacaacaacaacaacagccaccTCAGCAGAGAACACAAAGGGCTGGGTACCAAGTTAGGGGAAGGATGGCAGATCGCCAGTTTGATAGGCCAACCATGACGTATGCccttctgttgaagaagttgaaggatctcggGTTGGTACAATTGAGGACGTTAGCTCCGTTAAGACCAGATCAAAGGCCtgcaagttatgatgagaacgtcaagtgtgagttccattctggtgcttCCGGGCACAATACTGAGGGTTGTAAAGCCTTTAAGCATGTTgttcaagacttggtggattccaaagccatcaattttgcaccaacgccgaatgttaatgctaatcccatgctGACGCATGGTCAGATGATGGTGAGTGTAATTTCTGAGGATAAAAGTAAAATCGGGGTGACGGATGTGGATCTGTTGAGGACcccaatgtctgtggtcaagagacattTGTTAAAGAATGGAGTTTTTCCTGGTTGTGATAATTATTGTGCTGCTTGTACTATAACTGCAAATGGGTGTGTAATGTTGAGGGAGACGGTTCAGAAAATGATGGATGAGGGGAGTCTCCGATTCGAGAAAGATGCTTTGGAGAATGAGGATATTTCAACGATAACCATTTATTTCGATCCTGTCCACTTGTCAGGGCCGGCAGATGTGGCTCAAattaccatcacggtacctggacctATTCCGTATAAAAGTGATGGTGTTGTGCCCTGGTACTATGGTGGTGATGTGTATTGCAATGGGAAAAAGAAAGAAGATCATGCTGCAGTTGataccaccgtttcaaaggtggacAATGTCGGGcttagtggtttcactcgcagcgggagGTTGTTTGCACCTAATATATTGAGAGGTGGAGATGTAGAAAAAGAACAgagagataaggccgaggctttagccagggcaaaaggaaagCAGGTGGTGAATGAGGATACTCTTAGAGCGGCACAGGCGCCTGTTGAGCCAGAAAGTGAGTTTGACGCTGAAGCCGAGGAGTTTTTGAGAATTATTAAGAAGTttgagtacaaacttgttgatcatttgcagcagactccgtccaaaatttcgATCTTATCTTTGCTGTTGAGTTCAGAAGGTCATAGAGATGCTTTGTTGAAGATCTTGAGGAGGGCCTACGTCCCGCAGGAGATTACAGTCAATCAATTAGAGATAGTGGTATCAAGTgttaatgccagccatgggttgggtttcactgatctcgaTCTTACTATGGTCGGGCGCAATCACAATAAGGCACTACACATTTTGATGGAGTGTAAAGGAGTTGTGCTttcgcatgttttggttgatacgggctcgtcactcaatgtgttgcctaagaaggccttGGCTAAATTGGACTACGAGGGATTGATTTTGAGGCCTACTGATCTGGTGGTTAGAGcgtttgatggctctaagagggcTGTGTTCGGGGAAGTTAAGCTCCCCGTAAAGATTGGTCCTGAGGTGTTCAAATCTGTGTTTTgtgtcatggacattcagccggcgtacagctgtttgttgggccgtccgtggatacatgctgctggggcagtaatatctactctacatcagaagttaaagtatatctTGGATG encodes:
- the LOC127130986 gene encoding uncharacterized protein LOC127130986, coding for MQGFALGQKALAEKVEKLELASIANNGNSQEGNSDNGPGGSRGGGDPRKKATNDGVVINNGDGLGFAADSGPGHMMVSVISEDKSKIGVTDVDLLRTPMSVVKRHLLKNGVFPGCDNYCAACTITANGCVMLRETVQKMMDEGSLRFEKDALENEDISTITIYFDPVHLSGPADVAQITITVPGPIPYKSDGVVPWYYGGDVYCNGKKKEDHAAVDTTVSKVDNVGLSGFTRSGRLFAPNILRGGDVEKEQRDKAEALARAKGKQVVNEDTLRAAQAPVEPESEFDAEAEEFLRIIKKFEYKLVDHLQQTPSKISILSLLLSSEGHRDALLKILRRAYVPQEITVNQLEIVVSSVNASHGLGFTDLDLTMALAKLDYEGLILRPTDLVVRAFDGSKRAVFGEVKLPVKIGPEKLKYILDGQVVTICGEEDIFVSQLSSFKYVEMDGEIFETRSHAFETVKVENAVFAERERNSSIASYKQAVEVVKNGEAPGWGRVIDVAVKEDKFGIGYQSGQGSSGQNKGRCQPFIFTHAGMLDPGRICVVGEETDTKLSSNFVKSVSRKRFCKDICELILSIDERNINVTV